A region of Paractinoplanes abujensis DNA encodes the following proteins:
- a CDS encoding PLP-dependent aminotransferase family protein → MTAEQLISFARGAPSLDIIDVEGLAAAAARAFEADPAGVTAYGTSVGYVPLRKWIAEKHNVSPDQVIVTNGSLQADAFLFNHLVQPGDDVVVEKPTYDRTLLSLQNLGAKVHQVTLQSDGIDVDELRALLESGVRPKLAHIIPNYQNPAGITLSAEKRQALLALAAQYEFTIFEDDPYVDIRFRGDALPSMLSQDTDNLVVHASSFTKTVCPGVRVGYLVGPAALIDAIAKKATNLYISPGMVSEAIVHQFCVSGDIERSIATVSAALGERARVLAESLRKHIPGATFTEPDGGYFLWVDLPSDVDVDKLFPAAMKKGVAIVKGSDFLLEGGHSSVRLAYSAVTVEQIDEGVRRLAEAIEEVRA, encoded by the coding sequence ATGACCGCTGAGCAGCTGATCTCCTTTGCCCGGGGCGCTCCGTCGCTGGACATCATCGACGTCGAGGGCCTCGCCGCCGCAGCAGCACGTGCCTTCGAGGCCGATCCCGCTGGTGTGACCGCTTACGGCACGTCCGTCGGCTACGTCCCGCTGCGCAAGTGGATCGCCGAGAAGCACAACGTCTCGCCGGACCAGGTCATTGTGACGAACGGCTCCCTGCAGGCCGACGCGTTCCTCTTCAACCACCTGGTGCAGCCCGGTGACGACGTCGTGGTGGAGAAGCCGACCTACGACCGCACCCTGCTCAGCCTGCAGAACCTGGGCGCCAAGGTGCACCAGGTCACACTTCAGTCCGACGGCATCGACGTCGACGAGCTGCGCGCGCTGCTCGAGTCGGGCGTCCGTCCCAAGCTCGCCCACATCATCCCGAACTATCAGAACCCGGCCGGCATCACGCTGTCGGCGGAGAAGCGTCAGGCCCTGCTCGCGCTGGCCGCGCAGTACGAGTTCACGATCTTCGAGGACGACCCGTACGTGGACATCCGGTTCCGCGGCGACGCCCTGCCCTCGATGCTCTCGCAAGACACGGACAACCTGGTCGTGCACGCCTCCAGCTTCACCAAGACGGTGTGCCCCGGTGTCCGCGTGGGTTACCTGGTCGGCCCGGCCGCGCTGATCGACGCGATCGCCAAGAAGGCCACCAACCTCTACATCTCGCCCGGTATGGTCTCCGAGGCGATCGTGCACCAGTTCTGCGTGTCGGGCGACATCGAGCGCTCGATCGCGACGGTGAGCGCCGCCCTCGGCGAGCGGGCCCGCGTGCTGGCCGAGTCGCTGCGCAAGCACATCCCGGGCGCCACCTTCACCGAGCCCGACGGCGGCTACTTCCTCTGGGTCGACCTGCCCTCCGATGTCGACGTCGACAAGCTCTTCCCGGCGGCGATGAAGAAGGGCGTGGCGATCGTCAAGGGCAGCGACTTCCTGCTCGAGGGTGGTCACAGCTCGGTCCGCCTGGCTTACTCGGCTGTCACCGTCGAGCAGATCGACGAGGGCGTGCGCCGTCTGGCCGAGGCCATCGAAGAGGTGCGCGCCTAA
- a CDS encoding sugar phosphate nucleotidyltransferase translates to MIGLVLAAGAGRRLRPYTDTLPKALVPVDGDTTIMDISLRNLAAAGLTDVTIVVGYCAQAVEERQAGFEERYGVKISLVHNDKAEEWNNAYSLWLARDHFAQGALMVNGDTVHPISVEETLLAQRGPSILLAVDNVKKLADEEMKTIFNDDGQLTSITKLMDPAAAFGEYIGANIIEGSAAAELADALKATWERDPNLYYEDGFQEFANRGGEVRAATIGEVDWVEVDNHDDLAKARDIACRY, encoded by the coding sequence ATGATCGGTCTGGTACTCGCCGCCGGAGCCGGGCGCAGACTTCGTCCGTACACGGACACCCTGCCCAAGGCCCTCGTCCCGGTCGACGGTGACACGACGATCATGGACATCTCGCTGCGCAACCTGGCGGCGGCCGGGCTGACCGACGTGACCATCGTAGTGGGCTACTGCGCGCAAGCCGTCGAGGAGCGCCAGGCCGGCTTCGAGGAGCGCTACGGCGTGAAGATCTCTCTCGTGCACAACGACAAGGCCGAGGAGTGGAACAACGCCTACTCCCTCTGGCTCGCCCGTGACCACTTCGCGCAAGGAGCGTTGATGGTCAACGGCGACACGGTGCACCCCATCAGCGTCGAAGAGACCCTCCTGGCGCAGCGCGGCCCGAGCATTTTGCTGGCGGTCGACAATGTGAAGAAACTCGCCGACGAGGAGATGAAGACGATCTTCAACGACGACGGGCAACTCACCAGCATCACCAAGCTGATGGATCCGGCCGCCGCCTTCGGCGAATACATCGGCGCGAACATCATCGAAGGGTCGGCCGCCGCCGAACTGGCCGACGCCCTCAAGGCGACCTGGGAACGCGACCCCAACCTCTACTACGAGGACGGCTTCCAGGAATTCGCCAACCGCGGCGGCGAAGTCCGCGCGGCCACCATCGGCGAGGTCGACTGGGTCGAGGTCGACAACCACGACGACTTGGCCAAGGCGCGGGACATCGCATGCCGCTACTAG
- a CDS encoding iron-containing alcohol dehydrogenase family protein, producing the protein MPLLARSVQAPLHIHVRRGAVADLGRLLADGRISAGGDVAVVVGPGLGERVVELIRPSLQSADVFTTTGGTLDAALELAAKLRARPYDAVVGIGGGTTVDTAKYAANRWGLPMISVATSLANDGIGSPVASLINDGVKGSYGVHIPFGVIVDLDFVETGPDRVNRGGIGDAISNISALADWELAREMRGEPVDGLAASLARMGAEAVLTMPGDLDDDAFVTVLAEALIASGLAMAVSGSSRPASGGCHEIMHAVDALFPGTASHGELAGLGALFCTFLRGDERRFAQMSDCLARHRLPRLPSDVGLTDAQFAEAVAFAPRTRPDRYTILEHLAMTPDEISRKLASYVAAVAAR; encoded by the coding sequence ATGCCGCTACTAGCCCGGAGCGTCCAAGCGCCGCTGCACATCCACGTGCGCCGCGGCGCCGTCGCCGACCTGGGCCGCCTGCTCGCCGACGGACGCATCTCGGCCGGCGGCGACGTGGCCGTGGTCGTCGGGCCCGGCCTGGGTGAGCGGGTGGTCGAGTTGATCCGGCCCTCGCTGCAGTCAGCCGACGTCTTCACCACCACCGGCGGCACCCTCGACGCCGCCCTCGAACTGGCGGCCAAGCTGCGCGCCCGGCCCTACGACGCGGTGGTCGGCATCGGCGGCGGCACCACCGTCGACACGGCGAAGTACGCGGCCAACCGCTGGGGCCTGCCGATGATCTCGGTCGCCACCAGCCTGGCCAACGACGGCATCGGCTCCCCCGTGGCGAGCCTGATCAACGACGGCGTCAAAGGTTCGTACGGGGTGCACATCCCCTTCGGCGTGATCGTCGACCTGGACTTCGTGGAAACCGGCCCCGACCGCGTCAACCGGGGCGGCATCGGCGACGCGATCAGCAACATCAGCGCCCTGGCGGACTGGGAACTGGCCCGCGAGATGCGCGGCGAACCGGTCGACGGCCTGGCCGCCTCGCTGGCCCGGATGGGCGCCGAAGCAGTGCTGACCATGCCCGGCGACCTCGACGACGACGCATTCGTGACGGTGCTGGCCGAAGCGCTGATCGCCAGCGGCCTGGCCATGGCGGTCTCCGGCAGCAGCCGGCCCGCCAGCGGCGGCTGTCACGAGATCATGCACGCCGTCGACGCGCTCTTCCCCGGCACCGCCTCCCACGGCGAACTGGCCGGCCTGGGCGCGCTGTTCTGCACGTTCCTGCGCGGAGACGAGCGGCGTTTCGCCCAGATGTCCGACTGCCTGGCCCGGCACCGCCTGCCCCGGCTCCCGTCCGACGTCGGGCTGACCGACGCCCAGTTCGCCGAGGCCGTCGCGTTCGCCCCGCGCACCCGGCCCGACCGCTACACGATCCTGGAACACCTGGCCATGACCCCCGACGAGATCAGCAGAAAGCTGGCTTCCTATGTCGCAGCCGTCGCCGCCCGCTGA
- a CDS encoding CDP-alcohol phosphatidyltransferase family protein → MSQPSPPADPAPPAPTAADYYAVNRGGGLFSEAVSQHVGARIAVHAHKHRLAPTVLTVFNLGIGGLVSILVIATAIPVADGRIWAWPIGLLALLGWQLAYAFDCADGQLARVTGQTSPAGARLDVLCDVAVQISLVAALGAVAEAQVPDTPAWLLAAFAGTWMVNLVTSVMQTGDKAASMVTSRSLPVRLVKLVRDYGAVVALAGLVLTVAPQWTIWFVGLFTLVNAAFLAASVMFSAREALHS, encoded by the coding sequence ATGTCGCAGCCGTCGCCGCCCGCTGACCCCGCACCCCCCGCCCCCACCGCGGCCGACTACTACGCCGTCAACCGCGGCGGCGGCCTCTTCAGCGAGGCCGTCAGCCAGCACGTGGGCGCCCGGATCGCCGTCCACGCCCACAAACACCGGCTGGCCCCGACCGTGCTGACCGTCTTCAACCTGGGCATCGGCGGCCTCGTCTCGATCCTGGTGATCGCCACCGCCATCCCCGTCGCCGACGGCCGCATCTGGGCCTGGCCCATCGGCCTGCTGGCCCTGCTCGGCTGGCAGCTCGCCTACGCCTTCGACTGCGCCGACGGCCAACTGGCCCGCGTAACCGGCCAGACCAGCCCCGCCGGCGCCCGCCTCGACGTGCTGTGCGACGTGGCCGTGCAAATCTCCTTGGTGGCCGCCCTGGGCGCCGTCGCCGAGGCCCAGGTGCCCGACACCCCGGCCTGGCTGCTGGCCGCCTTCGCCGGCACGTGGATGGTCAACCTCGTCACATCGGTCATGCAGACCGGCGACAAGGCCGCCAGCATGGTGACGAGCCGCTCCCTGCCCGTACGCCTGGTCAAGCTCGTCCGCGACTACGGCGCGGTGGTTGCCCTGGCCGGGCTGGTGCTGACCGTCGCCCCACAGTGGACTATCTGGTTCGTCGGGTTGTTCACGCTGGTGAATGCCGCTTTCCTGGCCGCCAGCGTGATGTTCTCAGCCCGCGAGGCCCTGCACTCCTGA